The genomic window GAACACTGGGGTGAGCTGAAGGATTATCTGAGATCGCTGTTCCTCTCGCAGGGTCTGGATCCGGTTTCGGCAGATGAGATAGCCACGCTTCCGGGTTTTGAAGAGGCCTCTGAGCTTTTGTATCTGAGAAACTATTATTACGATGAGGAATACGATACGATAATAATGGACAGCGCGCCCACAGGTGCTGCCCTGCAGTTGTTATCATTCCCTGAGGTGATGACATGGTACATGGACAAGCTTTTCCCCATAAGCAGAAAAACTGCGAGGGTAGCACGTCCTTTATTGAAGCCTTTTGTCGATATACCGCTGCCTGAGGATGCGGTCTTTGAAAACATAGATCTGCTCTACAGGCAGCTCACAGACATAAGGAAAATACTGACGAACAACGATGTTACGTCCATTCGCCTTGTGACTAATCCGGATAACATGTCGTACAGTGAAACAAAGCGTGCCTATACCTATCTTCTGCTATATGGATACCCAGTTGACGCGGTGATAATCAACAAGATACTCAGCGATGAGACCGGAGATTTCTTCGAAAAGATGAGAGGAAGTCAGAAGGATATAATAACTGAGATGGAAAATTCGTTTGTGGACATCAAAATATTCAAGGCTAGGTTGTTGCAGGAGGAACCTATAGGGATAAAGAAGCTGGTTGAGCTTGGACAGCTCATATATGGAGACGAGGATCCATATAAGGTTTTCTACAAGGGCATGCCTATAAAATACACAAAGAATGGGGACAGATACCTGCTCAAGATAAAGATGCCATTTGCTGAAAAGGAGAAACTCAACTTGTTCAACCACGGAGGGGAGCTAACAATAGAGATAGCTAACTGGAAGAGAGTGTTCTATCTCCCAGAATCCATATCCGATAAGAGGCCTGTATCAGCGGAATATTCAAATGGATATTTGAATGTAATACTTGAGTGATCAGATGGACATAGAGATAACTATAAAGGTATCGAAAAAAACCTACGAAAGGCTGGAACGCCTGTTTTACCTTGCGTTGCTCCCCAAAAATTTCCAGGAATTTCAGAAGGAGATCAGGAAGGAAAATGTTCCAAAGCGCGAAAGCGAAAAGGACAGATTCAGAAAGATTGAGATAAAATAGCCAGTATTCAGTTGTGAATAACGCTGAAAATTAATATACATTTTTTCACTACTATCGATATGAAGGCGCTCATAGAGGAAGATCTGTTTTCAAAGATAGGGATCAGTGAGGTAAATTCTGGAGTATATGATGGGGCCTGGGCGAATCCATCAGGCAAGATGCTGACAGTGCGGAGCCCGATTGACGGAAGCGAAATTGCCAAGATATCTCTGGCCACAAGGCAGGATTATGACAGAATGGTCTCAAAGGCCATAGAGGAATTCAAGAAATGGAGAATGATACCGGCGCCAAAGCGGGGATTAATAATAAGAGAGATAGGCGAGGAGCTAAGAAAGGAAAAGAAGAACCTTGGAAAGATCGTGACGATAGAGGCCG from Thermoplasma sp. Kam2015 includes these protein-coding regions:
- a CDS encoding ArsA family ATPase, which codes for MRPRILLYTGKGGVGKTSIAAATGALLSSKGHKTLIISTDPAHSLGDAFGMEIGHSVKQLGENLYGQEVSVVQSINEHWGELKDYLRSLFLSQGLDPVSADEIATLPGFEEASELLYLRNYYYDEEYDTIIMDSAPTGAALQLLSFPEVMTWYMDKLFPISRKTARVARPLLKPFVDIPLPEDAVFENIDLLYRQLTDIRKILTNNDVTSIRLVTNPDNMSYSETKRAYTYLLLYGYPVDAVIINKILSDETGDFFEKMRGSQKDIITEMENSFVDIKIFKARLLQEEPIGIKKLVELGQLIYGDEDPYKVFYKGMPIKYTKNGDRYLLKIKMPFAEKEKLNLFNHGGELTIEIANWKRVFYLPESISDKRPVSAEYSNGYLNVILE